In Deltaproteobacteria bacterium, a single genomic region encodes these proteins:
- a CDS encoding methylmalonyl-CoA mutase has translation MGREESKKDVCLFSREQLDTIKSGYDDWFNNVLKDNDRQDELSGQYTTHSGIPIRMLHTPADIAGIDYSEDLGFPGCAPYVRGVYPNMYRGRPFTLRQLAGLGAPEDCNLRVKYLLGHGATGVNILFDLPTIRGYNSDDPEAEGNVGHCGAAVDSIWDIDAFFKDIDLGAISTSVVTHLPSTSIVIPGMYFAVAEQRGTSRDKIAGTCQNDFIMETCVGSGPEILPPPVSFRLQCDVVEYVCENYPRFNPISYNGYNLREAGTDAVQEVAIAISNAIATAEELIRRGMDVDQFAPRMSFFWDLHNDFFEEIAKCRASRKVWYKIVHDRFGAKNPKSALMRFHVQTAGVTLPATEPLNNVARSAIQGLAAVFGGCQSLHIDSYDEAYSAPTEEAALVSLRTQQIIQSETGVINTVDPLAGSYYVEYLTEQMINRIFDYIKQIEELGGLVKAVEDGWLHREIANYNLKYQKKIETGEMKIVGVNYFRSEDSSTQEIEVFEYPETYTRQKAKLDRLRKERSQQKVNECLKVLRDKCHTDENLYPFTMEAVKNLVTLGEIEELFRDEFGLWTFPLIS, from the coding sequence ATGGGACGGGAAGAATCCAAAAAAGATGTTTGTTTGTTCAGTCGGGAGCAACTTGATACGATCAAGTCGGGCTATGACGATTGGTTCAACAATGTATTGAAGGACAACGACCGGCAGGACGAGCTATCGGGCCAATACACCACCCATTCCGGGATTCCCATTCGGATGCTGCACACGCCGGCCGATATCGCCGGCATTGATTATTCCGAGGACCTCGGTTTTCCAGGCTGCGCCCCTTATGTCAGAGGCGTGTATCCGAACATGTATCGGGGTCGGCCTTTCACCTTGCGCCAGTTAGCCGGTCTGGGCGCGCCCGAGGACTGTAACCTCAGGGTCAAGTATTTGCTGGGACACGGGGCCACGGGGGTCAACATTCTGTTCGATCTTCCGACCATCCGGGGATACAACTCGGACGATCCCGAGGCCGAAGGAAACGTCGGGCACTGCGGCGCAGCGGTTGATTCCATTTGGGACATTGACGCATTTTTCAAGGATATCGATCTCGGCGCGATCAGCACATCGGTGGTGACCCACCTGCCCAGCACGTCCATCGTGATACCGGGTATGTACTTCGCGGTTGCGGAACAACGGGGCACCTCGAGAGACAAGATCGCAGGAACCTGTCAGAACGACTTTATCATGGAAACCTGTGTGGGCAGCGGTCCGGAAATTCTGCCGCCTCCGGTCAGTTTTCGTCTCCAATGCGATGTCGTGGAGTACGTTTGCGAAAATTATCCCCGTTTCAACCCCATCAGCTATAACGGATACAATCTTCGAGAAGCGGGAACAGACGCCGTTCAGGAAGTGGCCATAGCCATCTCGAACGCCATTGCCACCGCTGAAGAGTTGATCAGGAGGGGCATGGACGTCGACCAGTTTGCTCCACGGATGAGTTTCTTCTGGGATTTGCATAACGACTTTTTTGAAGAAATTGCCAAGTGCCGCGCCAGTCGCAAGGTATGGTACAAGATCGTGCACGATCGTTTCGGCGCTAAGAATCCCAAATCCGCTCTGATGCGGTTCCACGTTCAGACGGCGGGAGTGACCCTGCCCGCGACGGAACCTCTGAACAATGTGGCTCGTTCCGCCATTCAGGGGCTGGCCGCGGTGTTCGGCGGATGTCAATCCTTGCATATCGATTCCTACGATGAAGCGTATTCCGCGCCCACTGAAGAAGCGGCCCTGGTATCGTTGAGGACGCAGCAGATCATTCAGTCTGAAACCGGCGTTATTAACACGGTGGACCCCTTGGCCGGATCTTATTACGTCGAGTATCTGACCGAGCAGATGATCAATCGAATCTTCGATTACATAAAACAGATCGAGGAGTTGGGCGGACTGGTCAAGGCGGTGGAGGACGGATGGCTGCATCGAGAGATCGCCAATTACAATCTCAAGTATCAGAAGAAAATTGAAACCGGCGAAATGAAGATTGTGGGAGTGAACTATTTCCGATCTGAAGATAGCAGCACCCAAGAGATCGAAGTGTTCGAGTATCCGGAAACCTACACCCGTCAAAAAGCCAAACTCGATCGCCTGCGAAAAGAGCGGAGCCAGCAAAAAGTGAACGAATGTCTGAAGGTCCTCCGAGACAAGTGTCATACGGATGAGAACCTGTATCCGTTCACGATGGAGGCGGTAAAGAATCTGGTCACTTTGGGCGAGATTGAGGAACTTTTCCGAGACGAATTCGGCCTTTGGACGTTCCCACTTATTTCCTAA
- a CDS encoding TetR/AcrR family transcriptional regulator: MAAKTKAEGRRRVIRRAAQRVFAQKGYHEATISEVAHEAGISEATIYEYFSSKEELLFSIPGEMERKTKETLEFILDHVRGASHKIRAIIYHYLWLYENHLDYGALIMLVLKHNRKFCETDAYQVVRERARVLLRVVEEGIASGEFRSDTNPYLVRAMILGTVEHLIIRRLLIGGPSDLWQFVDALTDQIIIGIRSDEAREEWRRAKEPSEGSGPSRSDAPRVKPELDTWSEL; encoded by the coding sequence TTGGCTGCCAAAACCAAGGCCGAGGGTCGTCGACGGGTCATCCGGAGAGCGGCCCAGAGGGTGTTTGCACAAAAAGGATACCACGAAGCTACGATATCAGAAGTTGCCCACGAAGCGGGGATTTCCGAGGCAACTATATACGAATATTTCTCTTCCAAAGAAGAGCTGCTGTTTTCCATTCCGGGCGAGATGGAGCGTAAGACCAAAGAGACGCTTGAATTCATCCTCGATCATGTTCGAGGAGCCTCTCACAAAATACGCGCCATCATTTATCATTATCTCTGGCTGTATGAGAATCACCTGGATTATGGCGCTCTGATCATGCTTGTACTCAAACATAACCGGAAGTTCTGCGAAACCGATGCGTACCAAGTCGTACGCGAAAGAGCCCGAGTCCTGCTCCGGGTTGTGGAAGAAGGGATAGCCTCGGGTGAGTTCAGGTCTGACACGAACCCGTATTTGGTTCGCGCCATGATTCTTGGAACGGTCGAACACCTGATCATCCGGCGATTGCTCATAGGAGGGCCGTCGGACCTGTGGCAATTCGTGGACGCCTTAACGGACCAGATTATCATAGGTATTCGAAGCGACGAAGCTCGAGAAGAATGGAGGCGGGCGAAGGAGCCTTCTGAGGGAAGCGGCCCCTCCCGTTCTGATGCGCCGAGAGTAAAGCCCGAGTTGGATACGTGGAGTGAGCTTTGA
- a CDS encoding radical SAM protein, with protein MSSDRFVVAREERCVHCGFCEHYVSCPTHGNGCIGCGICIKGCPQGARQLRPRSGSPSEIRCIIDGQARTITGALSVRDALFELGGTPETVGDEGRSDRARCDTGGCWNCAVLIDGVLCRSCATPLREGMDIVTDPDIVLRTEPRRIVTLMRPPPHYHPSVFVHGCNYDCDFCHNWEMTFASEGNALSPKDAVAMLRLNKERDYWVGISGGEPTLNRRWLLDTIREIRKTVPDSRIQLDTNASLLTNEYIDEIVQSGVSDISPDLKARRVDTFMKLCGIKSRETAKVFLETSWNAVRYLDERYREEVFMAVSLPYHPSIHSLDELADAARAIAEINPEMPVTLIEYQPAFRRRDEAFVESHMMETAKGVLLSAGLSRVVVQGGSEVPLATDPLELEIGSEEF; from the coding sequence ATGAGCTCTGACCGGTTCGTTGTCGCGCGGGAAGAGCGCTGTGTGCATTGCGGCTTTTGTGAGCATTATGTGAGTTGTCCCACTCATGGAAACGGCTGCATCGGGTGCGGCATCTGTATCAAAGGATGCCCTCAGGGGGCCCGGCAACTCCGCCCGCGTTCAGGTTCGCCGTCCGAAATCCGTTGCATAATCGACGGACAGGCGCGTACGATTACGGGCGCCCTGAGTGTCCGGGATGCCTTGTTTGAACTGGGCGGAACGCCGGAGACCGTGGGGGACGAAGGCCGGAGTGATCGGGCGCGTTGCGATACCGGGGGATGTTGGAATTGCGCCGTACTGATAGACGGTGTCCTATGCCGGAGCTGCGCTACGCCGCTTCGGGAAGGCATGGACATCGTGACGGATCCGGATATTGTTCTACGAACGGAACCTCGGCGAATCGTGACGCTCATGCGTCCCCCGCCTCACTATCATCCATCTGTGTTTGTTCATGGTTGTAACTATGATTGTGATTTCTGCCACAATTGGGAGATGACGTTTGCCTCCGAAGGTAATGCCTTGAGTCCTAAAGATGCGGTGGCGATGCTGCGCTTGAACAAGGAGAGGGACTACTGGGTGGGCATTTCCGGGGGAGAACCGACGCTGAACCGTAGATGGCTGCTGGACACCATCCGAGAGATTAGAAAAACGGTCCCGGACAGCCGCATACAATTGGATACGAATGCATCGCTTCTGACGAACGAGTATATCGATGAGATCGTTCAATCCGGTGTTTCGGACATATCTCCGGACTTGAAGGCGCGGCGTGTAGATACCTTCATGAAGTTGTGTGGAATCAAGTCAAGAGAAACCGCGAAGGTGTTCCTCGAAACTTCCTGGAATGCGGTTCGTTATCTGGATGAGCGTTATAGGGAAGAGGTTTTCATGGCTGTAAGTCTGCCGTACCATCCCAGCATTCATTCACTCGATGAGTTGGCGGACGCGGCTCGGGCCATTGCGGAGATCAATCCCGAAATGCCGGTCACATTGATCGAATATCAACCCGCCTTTCGGCGTCGCGATGAAGCTTTTGTGGAGTCGCATATGATGGAGACGGCGAAAGGGGTTTTGCTGTCCGCCGGACTAAGCCGAGTAGTCGTGCAAGGCGGTTCAGAAGTCCCTCTAGCAACGGACCCCCTCGAACTGGAAATCGGCTCCGAGGAATTCTAG
- a CDS encoding MBL fold metallo-hydrolase has protein sequence MVFQQLEVGYHSVFAYLLGDPVSGQGAVVDPAADADRLIEMADKQGLKIVSIINTHGHVDHVMGNAEMKERTDAEIIIHAAEAEYLDKVGDFWLKMFNARKSPPADRIVNDGDRIRIGAYEWEVIHTPGHTPGGICLYYASGGICLTGDTLFVGSVGRTDGPKASWGQMIDSIRTRLLTLPDDTEIFPGHNYGFSPSSTIGHERITNPFLNGSVNGDFF, from the coding sequence ATGGTTTTTCAACAACTGGAGGTGGGATACCACTCCGTTTTCGCATATCTGCTGGGGGATCCCGTGTCGGGTCAAGGCGCCGTGGTGGACCCCGCCGCGGACGCAGATCGCCTGATAGAAATGGCGGACAAACAGGGCCTGAAAATTGTGAGTATTATCAATACACACGGCCATGTGGATCATGTCATGGGAAACGCTGAAATGAAGGAAAGGACAGACGCCGAGATTATCATACATGCCGCAGAAGCCGAATATCTCGATAAAGTCGGTGATTTCTGGCTCAAGATGTTCAATGCGAGGAAATCGCCCCCGGCCGACCGGATCGTGAACGACGGTGATAGGATACGCATCGGCGCCTACGAATGGGAAGTCATCCATACTCCGGGTCATACGCCCGGCGGAATTTGTCTGTATTATGCGAGTGGGGGGATCTGTCTCACCGGAGATACGCTCTTTGTGGGTTCGGTGGGGCGCACCGACGGTCCAAAAGCGTCGTGGGGACAGATGATCGATTCCATCCGGACACGTCTGCTGACGCTACCCGACGACACGGAGATCTTTCCCGGACATAACTATGGGTTTTCGCCCAGTTCCACCATCGGCCATGAACGAATTACGAACCCATTTCTAAACGGATCGGTAAACGGCGACTTCTTCTAG
- a CDS encoding thiamine pyrophosphate-binding protein → MPKLGIEFDEEAQKKLEVPLGKRELYPSVGKYVAEVLREHGVTIAWGVPGGHIWHFVDAISRIGIKLIIFGHEQNAVYAAEGYSQVTQKPAVAFGTVGPGTGNAFSPMQQAFLSNTPIVFLAGGIEQEHDHLYNTIQESIAAEFFTHVCKWAQRVFYPWSVKQFMTRGFRIATSAPMGPVAFELGIDCLFMKDEAREHYWGGFFPQHADWLPNWRQEDTQKPISAGADPAAIEKAAKAIMEAKKPFIILGDYAAWDQAGPELEEFINLTKIPFNTRRLGRAAVSEKHPLHHRGFPKFRSEFDMMIPVGLKVGFFDGYAGGWPESIQIAPCNDYVWTYVNTKASLVGNTKVVMKQLNDCIKKNGYKVSPEREEWAKRCQKSLADATEKRAAKAYKYGPDHPRYKSRDMLHFGYMSQIIREVNEEMYDSAVRVSIDGYTMSDFVMPYLQFTRPGSCITANDQAGVGHGVGQAIGAAVGDLENGSRIPFLALMGDSGMMNAAMDIHVAVMYKLPIVYLVTNNCGWMPGMKYPWYGPNWDILGEQDVFGNKWMGVTMMGEERPIDTRFDKLAEVFGGKGMVCNRSEKFKAQLKEAYNIAEKQGPVIMNCIMDQHLVNKAVIGPVYSLMYAHIPWEELPMRGKHSRRSTLKGWFPELKDLPQMPIFDSWEPLQAEEFGYEPKDDLFK, encoded by the coding sequence ATGCCGAAGCTTGGAATTGAGTTTGACGAAGAAGCACAGAAGAAATTAGAGGTTCCTCTTGGGAAACGAGAGTTGTATCCCAGTGTAGGCAAGTACGTGGCGGAAGTGCTGCGAGAACATGGTGTTACCATAGCCTGGGGCGTCCCGGGCGGTCACATCTGGCATTTTGTGGATGCCATTTCCCGAATTGGGATCAAATTGATCATTTTCGGGCACGAGCAAAACGCCGTGTATGCTGCCGAGGGTTATTCTCAGGTCACCCAAAAGCCGGCTGTTGCCTTTGGTACGGTGGGTCCTGGAACCGGAAACGCGTTCAGCCCCATGCAACAGGCCTTTCTGAGCAATACTCCTATCGTCTTCCTGGCGGGCGGTATCGAGCAAGAGCACGACCATCTGTACAACACGATCCAGGAAAGTATTGCCGCGGAATTCTTTACGCACGTTTGTAAGTGGGCGCAGCGAGTGTTCTATCCATGGTCCGTGAAGCAGTTCATGACCCGTGGTTTCCGTATCGCCACGTCGGCCCCCATGGGACCGGTGGCCTTCGAACTGGGCATTGACTGTCTGTTCATGAAAGATGAAGCCAGGGAACACTACTGGGGCGGTTTCTTCCCGCAACACGCGGACTGGCTGCCCAACTGGCGTCAGGAAGACACGCAGAAACCCATCAGCGCCGGCGCCGATCCGGCGGCCATCGAGAAGGCGGCCAAAGCGATCATGGAAGCGAAGAAGCCCTTCATTATTTTGGGCGACTATGCTGCCTGGGATCAGGCGGGCCCCGAACTGGAAGAATTTATCAACCTGACCAAAATTCCTTTCAACACCCGGCGTCTCGGGCGTGCGGCCGTCTCCGAAAAGCACCCCCTGCATCATCGCGGGTTCCCCAAGTTCCGCAGCGAGTTCGACATGATGATCCCTGTCGGACTGAAAGTCGGATTCTTTGACGGATACGCGGGTGGGTGGCCGGAATCCATTCAGATCGCTCCGTGCAACGATTACGTGTGGACCTATGTCAACACCAAAGCGTCATTGGTGGGTAACACCAAGGTCGTGATGAAGCAGTTGAACGATTGTATCAAGAAGAATGGATACAAGGTCAGCCCGGAACGCGAAGAGTGGGCCAAACGCTGCCAGAAGTCCCTGGCGGATGCAACGGAAAAGAGAGCCGCCAAAGCGTACAAGTACGGTCCGGATCATCCGAGATATAAATCGAGAGACATGCTCCATTTCGGATATATGTCACAGATCATCCGGGAAGTGAACGAAGAGATGTATGACAGCGCCGTGCGCGTGTCCATCGATGGATACACCATGAGCGACTTCGTCATGCCGTATCTCCAATTCACCCGTCCCGGCTCCTGCATCACGGCCAACGATCAGGCCGGTGTGGGCCACGGTGTCGGGCAGGCCATCGGCGCGGCTGTCGGCGATCTGGAAAACGGATCGCGGATTCCGTTCCTGGCCCTGATGGGCGACTCGGGAATGATGAATGCGGCCATGGACATCCACGTTGCCGTTATGTACAAGCTCCCGATCGTTTATCTCGTCACCAACAACTGCGGCTGGATGCCCGGCATGAAGTATCCGTGGTATGGCCCCAACTGGGATATCCTGGGTGAACAGGATGTCTTCGGCAATAAATGGATGGGCGTCACGATGATGGGTGAAGAGCGCCCGATCGATACTCGGTTCGACAAGCTGGCCGAAGTGTTCGGTGGCAAGGGCATGGTCTGTAACCGATCAGAAAAATTCAAAGCCCAACTGAAGGAAGCTTACAACATCGCCGAAAAACAGGGCCCGGTGATCATGAACTGCATCATGGATCAGCACCTGGTCAACAAGGCCGTCATCGGCCCGGTATACTCTCTGATGTACGCTCATATCCCGTGGGAAGAGCTGCCGATGAGAGGTAAGCATTCCCGACGTTCCACGTTGAAGGGTTGGTTCCCCGAACTGAAGGATCTGCCTCAAATGCCGATCTTCGATTCCTGGGAACCGCTGCAAGCGGAAGAGTTCGGCTATGAGCCGAAGGACGACCTATTCAAATAA
- a CDS encoding sodium ion-translocating decarboxylase subunit beta, whose product MFLGIQMGFPYLNLGQIIMISVGLGFIYLAIKKEWEPYELLPIGAGMILANLPLTGLTTEPGPGVGTGMAGILGIILKYGLYYWTILPQFIFFGIGALTDFGPLIANPRAFLLGAAAQLGIYTSFLGALFLGFTIPEACSIGIVGGADGPTTIYTTGLLAPDIMGITATAAYSYMAMVAIIQPPIIKLLTSKAERQIYMKPQLRRVSKTEKILFPLMTMLVVLLLIPKSAPLVGMLMLGNLFRESNVVERLSQTAQNELINIITILLMLGIGASMPADQVMNVRTLMVLTLGLFAFAIGTAGGVLLGKLMSKFSKEPFNPMLGAAGVSAVPMSARIVQHLGQRENRKNFLLMHAMGPNVAGVIGSAVAGGYFLGLFAK is encoded by the coding sequence ATGTTCTTAGGAATCCAAATGGGCTTCCCCTATTTGAACCTGGGGCAAATCATAATGATCTCGGTGGGACTCGGATTCATCTATCTGGCCATCAAGAAGGAATGGGAACCGTATGAACTCCTTCCCATCGGCGCCGGGATGATTCTGGCCAACCTGCCGCTGACCGGCCTGACCACGGAACCAGGTCCCGGCGTAGGCACGGGCATGGCGGGAATTCTGGGCATCATCCTAAAATATGGCTTGTATTACTGGACCATTTTGCCTCAGTTCATCTTTTTCGGTATCGGGGCATTGACGGATTTCGGACCGCTCATCGCGAACCCTCGGGCCTTTTTGCTCGGCGCCGCTGCGCAGTTGGGTATTTATACTTCCTTTTTAGGTGCTCTGTTCCTGGGATTTACCATTCCCGAAGCCTGTTCCATCGGGATCGTCGGTGGGGCGGACGGACCCACCACCATTTATACCACCGGCCTGCTGGCGCCGGACATCATGGGCATTACAGCCACGGCCGCATACAGCTACATGGCCATGGTGGCGATCATCCAACCGCCCATTATCAAACTTCTGACGTCCAAAGCAGAACGGCAGATCTACATGAAACCTCAACTGCGACGCGTGTCTAAAACAGAAAAGATCCTTTTCCCCTTAATGACCATGTTGGTCGTACTTCTCCTTATCCCGAAATCCGCTCCCCTGGTCGGCATGCTCATGCTCGGAAACCTCTTCCGTGAGTCGAACGTAGTGGAACGCCTCTCCCAGACCGCTCAGAATGAACTGATCAATATCATTACCATTCTGCTGATGCTGGGCATCGGAGCTTCCATGCCGGCGGATCAGGTCATGAATGTCCGAACCCTGATGGTTTTGACTTTAGGCCTCTTTGCATTCGCCATCGGAACAGCGGGAGGAGTGTTGCTTGGAAAGCTCATGTCCAAGTTTTCAAAGGAACCGTTCAATCCCATGCTCGGAGCGGCGGGTGTCTCGGCCGTTCCCATGAGCGCCCGCATCGTTCAGCATTTGGGACAGCGCGAGAACAGGAAGAACTTCTTGCTGATGCACGCCATGGGCCCCAACGTAGCCGGCGTAATCGGCTCCGCGGTCGCCGGAGGGTACTTCCTGGGACTGTTTGCCAAGTAG
- a CDS encoding cobalamin B12-binding domain-containing protein — protein sequence MARPIKVVMAKLGLDIHWRGVYLVSQFLRDAGMDVVYIGNKFPEQIVEAAMQEDADVVGMSTLGGNHLTLGLKTVDLLGKSDMAGVKVFMGGVIPPKHIPQLLDGGVHKVYGPDTPMETIINGIKDSVSV from the coding sequence ATGGCAAGACCAATAAAAGTGGTAATGGCGAAGCTGGGGTTGGATATCCATTGGCGTGGCGTCTATCTGGTAAGCCAGTTTCTCAGGGACGCCGGAATGGACGTGGTTTACATCGGTAACAAATTCCCGGAGCAGATCGTGGAAGCGGCGATGCAGGAAGATGCCGATGTCGTCGGAATGAGCACGCTCGGCGGCAACCATCTTACGCTCGGGTTGAAGACCGTGGACCTCTTGGGAAAGTCCGATATGGCCGGAGTCAAGGTGTTTATGGGCGGAGTGATTCCCCCGAAGCACATTCCTCAGCTTCTCGATGGCGGCGTACACAAGGTATACGGCCCGGATACACCCATGGAAACCATCATCAACGGGATAAAGGACTCGGTTTCCGTCTAA
- a CDS encoding SDR family NAD(P)-dependent oxidoreductase, producing the protein MLEIKDHVAVITGGGSGIGKSLAKEWVKQGGKVFIGDVVGEALKRVEDEIKGMGGQVGSMVCDVTNEESMAGFAKKAIETFGAINLVVPCAGIIADGLFLAPDKETGKVKKKMGLDQFQRVININLTGVFLTIRECCEQMINNGSKGLVCLISSTGSLGTAGQINYSSTKAAMSVMPSVLVAEFFRKGLGNQIRCAAIAPGYVGTEMVKGMNQKALDGILENVPIGRLVEPEEVASLIFEMYRNEAVNGAVYFLHGGLRLGSKG; encoded by the coding sequence ATGCTCGAAATCAAGGACCACGTAGCCGTAATCACCGGAGGCGGTAGTGGTATAGGCAAGTCTCTGGCGAAAGAATGGGTTAAGCAGGGCGGCAAAGTCTTCATCGGTGATGTTGTTGGCGAAGCGCTGAAACGAGTAGAAGACGAGATTAAAGGGATGGGCGGTCAGGTAGGATCGATGGTCTGCGACGTCACCAATGAAGAGAGCATGGCCGGGTTTGCCAAGAAGGCGATTGAAACCTTCGGAGCCATTAACCTGGTGGTGCCGTGCGCGGGAATCATCGCTGATGGACTGTTTTTGGCCCCGGATAAAGAAACCGGCAAAGTGAAAAAGAAAATGGGCCTTGATCAATTTCAAAGGGTCATCAACATCAACTTGACGGGCGTGTTCCTGACGATACGTGAATGTTGCGAACAGATGATCAACAACGGATCGAAAGGCTTGGTGTGTCTGATTTCGTCCACGGGATCTCTTGGCACGGCCGGTCAAATCAACTATTCCTCGACCAAGGCAGCCATGAGTGTGATGCCGAGTGTCCTGGTGGCGGAGTTCTTCCGCAAGGGCCTTGGGAACCAGATCCGCTGCGCGGCTATTGCTCCCGGATACGTGGGTACGGAAATGGTTAAAGGGATGAATCAGAAGGCTCTGGACGGCATCCTCGAGAATGTTCCCATTGGAAGATTGGTGGAGCCGGAAGAGGTTGCTTCCTTGATCTTCGAGATGTACAGAAACGAAGCCGTGAACGGAGCGGTGTATTTCCTGCATGGAGGTCTCAGACTCGGTTCCAAGGGATAG
- the meaB gene encoding methylmalonyl Co-A mutase-associated GTPase MeaB, producing the protein MDELLEKAFGGDTLSIARLISKVERRDPESHEVMRRIYPRAGKAYYLGITGPPGAGKSTLVDRLTRKFCEDGFSVGIIAVDPSSPFSGGALLGDRIRMNIKRKPEWDIFFRSMSAGKIVGGLSETTKEAARILDACGKDVIIVETVGVGQSELDIAGATDTVLVVLVPESGDSVQIMKAGLMEIADVFAVNKSDRSGAETIAESIGTMLERRSTFYKTKWVPRVFLVAAMRNWGINELYEGIRKHRTHLQNDSHLENRRKTQLKVELRRLVEKEIVRLVWQRLNETELGDQLVNDIWEHRLDPESAALEITAGVKMV; encoded by the coding sequence TTGGACGAACTCCTTGAAAAGGCCTTCGGAGGTGATACCCTGTCCATTGCCAGGCTCATCTCCAAGGTGGAACGTCGGGATCCCGAATCTCATGAGGTAATGAGAAGGATTTACCCCCGCGCGGGTAAAGCATATTACCTGGGGATTACGGGACCGCCCGGCGCCGGCAAAAGCACTCTGGTGGACAGACTGACCCGCAAGTTCTGCGAGGATGGATTCTCAGTGGGCATCATCGCTGTGGATCCATCCAGCCCCTTCAGCGGGGGGGCGCTTCTAGGCGACCGGATCCGCATGAACATCAAGAGAAAGCCCGAATGGGATATTTTCTTTCGGAGCATGAGCGCCGGGAAGATTGTGGGAGGACTGTCGGAAACCACCAAAGAAGCTGCCCGGATCCTGGATGCTTGCGGCAAAGACGTCATTATTGTCGAGACGGTCGGCGTTGGGCAGTCGGAGCTTGATATTGCCGGCGCGACGGACACGGTTTTGGTAGTGCTGGTTCCCGAAAGCGGCGACAGCGTCCAGATCATGAAAGCCGGCCTCATGGAAATTGCGGACGTGTTTGCAGTGAACAAATCGGATCGATCCGGGGCTGAGACGATCGCCGAGTCGATAGGCACCATGTTGGAACGTCGGAGCACGTTCTATAAGACAAAGTGGGTGCCCCGGGTGTTCCTTGTGGCTGCCATGCGAAACTGGGGGATCAACGAGCTTTATGAGGGGATACGGAAACATCGTACCCATCTTCAAAACGACAGCCATCTGGAGAACCGCAGGAAAACTCAGCTCAAGGTGGAACTGCGCCGGCTCGTCGAAAAAGAGATTGTCCGGCTGGTGTGGCAGAGGCTGAATGAAACCGAACTTGGGGACCAGTTGGTGAACGATATCTGGGAACACAGGTTGGATCCCGAAAGCGCAGCCCTGGAGATCACCGCCGGAGTAAAGATGGTCTAA